The following are from one region of the Planctomonas sp. JC2975 genome:
- a CDS encoding PLP-dependent aminotransferase family protein, with the protein MANDWANLGRDLHLVLDPRRKTDSLEAALRDMIRDGRLVRGVRLPASRGLAVDLGIARNSVAEVYERLVGEGWLESRVGAGTWVASTARIVDRRTSSRDVESGRRVEAERGARAHARGGSVQRSTRTRDGRSGADAADEAGSVGVAPDPTFDLRAGIPDTTLFPREAWTAALRRAFLVAPASELGYGHPHGLPELREALTSYLGRARGVVVEPSRVHVTHGAGHAMRLIAMALVARGARRVAVEEYGHEVHRDILAASGLEVVPVPVDDSGAVVDGLGDGGRVADCVDAVLLTPAHQFPTGVALSPARRAAVAAWAERTGALIIEDDYDGEFRFDRRAVGALQSLAPDHVAFIGTASKALGPGIGLGWCVLPGGFVTAVADQRRLDGARPGALTQLALAEFLEHGDYDRSVRSARARYRDRRRRVEHLVEERMPAARVTGMAAGLQCLLELPDGIREEHVSREADAVGLALAGLRTFRAPGAARAIGEARRAPRHPAMVVGFGAPAPHRFDETLGLAFTAIERARDGAADAPNSRN; encoded by the coding sequence ATGGCGAACGACTGGGCCAATCTCGGCAGGGATCTGCACCTCGTCCTAGATCCGCGACGCAAGACGGACTCGCTCGAGGCCGCGCTTCGTGACATGATCCGAGACGGGCGCCTCGTGCGCGGTGTCCGGCTGCCGGCATCCCGCGGTCTTGCCGTGGATCTGGGCATCGCGCGGAACAGCGTCGCCGAGGTCTACGAGCGGCTGGTCGGCGAGGGATGGCTCGAATCCCGCGTCGGCGCGGGCACGTGGGTGGCCTCGACGGCGCGGATCGTCGATCGGAGGACCTCATCGCGCGACGTCGAGTCCGGGAGGCGCGTGGAGGCCGAGCGCGGCGCGCGGGCGCACGCCCGTGGCGGATCGGTGCAACGGAGCACCCGCACGCGGGATGGGCGCAGTGGGGCCGACGCCGCGGACGAGGCCGGATCCGTCGGTGTCGCGCCGGACCCGACGTTCGATCTCCGCGCCGGGATCCCGGACACCACTCTCTTCCCACGCGAGGCGTGGACGGCCGCACTCCGCCGCGCGTTCCTGGTGGCGCCCGCCTCCGAGCTGGGATACGGGCATCCGCACGGCCTGCCGGAGCTCCGAGAGGCACTGACCTCGTATCTGGGCCGCGCGAGGGGGGTCGTCGTCGAGCCCTCGAGAGTGCACGTCACGCACGGTGCCGGCCATGCCATGCGACTGATCGCCATGGCCCTCGTCGCGCGCGGAGCCCGCCGCGTCGCGGTCGAGGAGTACGGGCACGAGGTGCATCGCGACATCCTCGCCGCCTCGGGCCTGGAGGTGGTTCCGGTGCCCGTCGACGATTCGGGCGCCGTCGTCGACGGGCTCGGCGACGGAGGCCGCGTCGCGGATTGCGTCGACGCCGTGCTGCTCACCCCGGCCCACCAGTTCCCGACCGGTGTCGCACTGAGTCCCGCGCGCCGCGCAGCGGTCGCGGCTTGGGCGGAGCGCACCGGTGCGCTGATCATCGAGGACGACTACGACGGGGAGTTCCGCTTCGATCGCCGTGCCGTCGGCGCCCTGCAATCACTCGCCCCCGATCACGTGGCCTTCATCGGAACGGCCAGCAAGGCCCTCGGTCCCGGCATCGGGCTCGGGTGGTGCGTTCTGCCCGGTGGGTTCGTCACTGCGGTTGCCGATCAGCGCCGACTGGACGGCGCGAGGCCGGGGGCGCTGACGCAACTCGCGCTCGCCGAGTTCCTCGAACACGGCGACTACGACCGCAGCGTCCGCAGCGCCCGCGCACGCTACCGCGATCGACGCCGGCGGGTCGAGCACCTCGTCGAGGAGCGGATGCCGGCCGCCAGAGTCACCGGCATGGCAGCCGGTCTGCAGTGCCTGCTCGAGTTGCCCGACGGCATCCGCGAAGAGCATGTCAGCCGGGAAGCGGATGCCGTCGGCCTCGCGCTCGCCGGCCTCCGCACGTTCCGGGCGCCTGGAGCGGCTCGGGCGATTGGTGAGGCACGGCGGGCGCCCCGGCATCCGGCGATGGTGGTCGGGTTCGGTGCGCCTGCGCCGCACCGATTCGATGAGACGCTCGGGTTGGCGTTCACGGCCATCGAGCGTGCGAGAGACGGTGCGGCCGATGCGCCGAACTCCCGCAACTAG
- a CDS encoding carboxymuconolactone decarboxylase family protein, producing MSSEPIVLPDIRFDFDALAPKFSRALAHLDHAAELELDAVGIPVGLRNLVKLRASQLNGCSYCVDMHSRDARDAGESFQRIAAVAVWQEAHFFTARERAAFAFTDAVIRASETRVPDEVVADALAVYSETEVSALLALLVSINAWNLVGVTARCWRAEPEAAAEDAATAPVAESEPAVTAAV from the coding sequence ATGAGCAGCGAACCCATCGTCCTTCCCGACATCCGCTTCGACTTCGACGCACTTGCCCCCAAGTTCTCCCGCGCGCTGGCGCACCTCGACCACGCTGCCGAACTGGAGCTCGACGCCGTCGGCATCCCCGTCGGCCTGCGGAATCTCGTGAAGCTGCGTGCCTCGCAGTTGAACGGCTGCTCGTACTGCGTCGACATGCACTCCCGCGACGCACGCGACGCCGGCGAGTCCTTCCAACGCATCGCAGCCGTCGCCGTGTGGCAGGAGGCCCACTTCTTCACCGCACGCGAGCGAGCTGCCTTCGCCTTCACGGATGCCGTCATCCGCGCCTCCGAGACCCGAGTGCCCGACGAGGTGGTCGCCGACGCACTGGCGGTCTACTCGGAGACCGAGGTCTCCGCACTGCTCGCTCTCCTGGTGTCGATCAACGCGTGGAACCTGGTCGGCGTGACTGCGCGGTGCTGGCGCGCTGAGCCCGAGGCGGCAGCGGAGGACGCAGCGACGGCCCCGGTCGCAGAGTCTGAACCGGCGGTGACGGCAGCCGTCTAG
- a CDS encoding NAD(P)H-binding protein: protein MSSSIPGSSASGSSADHADGLVLVTGGAGTLGTMVVDRLRDRGRTVRVVSRRGSGPRDDVEYVAGDLETGSGVADAVAGVDTIIHCAGSQKGDGEKARRLVEAARAAGIRHLVYISVAGADRIPVHSKTDHAMFEYFAQKREGELVIEKSGIPFTTLRATQFFELVLPVAESVAKLPVVPLPKKLRVQPIAANEVAGRLVALAEGAPAGYVPELGGPRVYTSHELVREYLRSEGRHRLIMSVGLPGGAAKAVLHDAIISKGAERGTATWEEFLAHRRAAAVGA from the coding sequence ATGAGCTCGTCCATCCCCGGTTCGTCTGCCTCCGGATCCTCCGCAGACCACGCAGACGGCCTCGTGCTGGTCACCGGTGGTGCCGGCACTCTCGGCACGATGGTCGTCGATCGCCTCCGCGACCGCGGGCGCACGGTGCGCGTCGTGAGCCGGCGCGGCTCCGGTCCCCGCGACGACGTCGAGTACGTCGCAGGCGACCTCGAAACCGGCAGCGGAGTCGCGGATGCCGTCGCCGGCGTGGACACGATCATCCATTGCGCCGGATCGCAGAAGGGCGATGGCGAGAAGGCCCGCCGGCTGGTCGAGGCAGCACGTGCGGCCGGTATCCGCCACCTCGTTTACATCTCGGTCGCAGGTGCGGATCGCATCCCGGTGCACTCCAAGACGGATCACGCGATGTTCGAGTACTTCGCGCAGAAGCGCGAGGGAGAGCTCGTGATCGAGAAGTCCGGCATCCCGTTCACCACACTGCGCGCCACGCAGTTCTTCGAGCTCGTGCTGCCGGTGGCGGAATCTGTGGCGAAGCTGCCCGTCGTGCCGCTGCCGAAGAAGCTGCGCGTACAGCCGATCGCGGCGAACGAGGTGGCCGGCCGCCTCGTCGCGCTCGCCGAGGGAGCGCCGGCCGGATACGTGCCGGAGCTGGGCGGCCCGCGCGTGTACACCTCGCACGAGCTGGTCCGCGAGTATCTGAGGTCCGAGGGCCGTCACCGACTGATCATGTCCGTCGGACTCCCCGGCGGCGCTGCGAAGGCCGTGCTGCACGACGCGATCATCTCGAAGGGCGCGGAGCGGGGAACGGCAACCTGGGAGGAGTTCCTGGCTCACCGCCGGGCCGCTGCGGTCGGCGCGTGA